In Malus sylvestris chromosome 2, drMalSylv7.2, whole genome shotgun sequence, the genomic stretch TTCAAGCTCCGGGATCTTTCATGCTCGCGCATGAGCTCGCTGATCCTAACCGTTCCTGCTTTGAGAGCTCCACAAACATGAACGGCCATAGCTCGACTGTATGCCGGGTTAATCTTGACCGTTCCTACGTTGTGGGTCAAACAAGCATGAATGACCAGGACTCGGCCGTATGCAGGGCTGATCCTTGCATTTTTTTAGACATAAAACAAATCGGTCTCAACTGTCAATTGGGCTACCAGCCTAAACAGATTGTGAATTGGGCTACATTTTGACAAGGTAAGCTGTAATCATCAGCAAACTTCGGCTCAAGAACTGAGATTTCGTACTTGATAGGTTACGACAATGACTACATTACTGCAAGGGTTTGTCAAGCCATGCTAAATTATCCTTCTATGATCCAAGAAAAAAGAATATAACAGCATACAATTTGAATAACCAAAACAATCTTTATCCGCAATCATGTTTTCCTCGAAACCTTCCTCTTTCTCGATGATCCCTTATGCTTTTCGtccctcttcctctttttttcttGATTGTGGAATGACTTACCGACCAAGGAAGGCTGGTCTTTCAATGCAAAGCTTTTCGCAACATGTCCCAAGTGAAGTTTCTTCACCATAAATATTCTTTTCAGCTCACCACGGTGGGCAGTGTATGCACGAACCCAGGAGCAAAATGCGTTTTTGGCCAGTGTCTTCATATCCGGCTAGAAAATAAATGAAGGCAAATTTGTTAATGTTAATCACAAAGAATGAAACTCATAATTACTATGAATCTTCATATCTATAAATATGTCTAGCATAAAGTGAGCTAACTAAACATTGTTCTTAATCGACAAGATATATATAAAACTTTCACATAatttaggaaagaaaaaaaatgcagaaaacCGAATGTAGGGCTTTCTTTACAGCACAAACACAACACCATACTGCATACCCTAAGGCACACCGAAGAAGAATTAGGAGAATAGAAGTACCTTATCGGTAAATGCTTCGAGTGCCTTTTGCAAAGACATAACCCAGGGATGTCCGTCAATGGAAACAAATTTCCTGACATGCTTATGACCATATAGTGGAAAACTATCTAATATTTTGAGGAGGGGAAACTCTGTTAGAGAAACACCATGTTTCTCCAACTCTTTCAAATAATCCATTTCAATTGGCTGTAGAAACAACAATGAATCTCCTCGTTCACCCAGCCGAGCGGTTCTTCCAACCCTACATCAAGAATGAAATAAACATCTTCAGGGAAACTCAATGTAATATCATGAATAACGTTAAAGATGCATGATAGAGTTAGCCTAGGGAAACTTCATGCTCAGAAACAAATCTTGCAACATATAAGCATGTAATTTTAGCCATCGAAAAAGAATATTTTAGTCCATTTTAAATACCAATTAGTTcttaaattttcaaaaatttgaataaattcAAGAAAATTTGTTATCGCTAATTGTTTTATGCATCTCTTGAGTCTGGCTAATATAGTTGCACATCCAAAAGAGAAGGGGGATAAAAtgggaaaagaaaagggaagacAAAGAAGTCCAAATACCTATGAACATATTCAGTAGCCTCGCCTGGAGAATCATATTGTATAATACATTTTACTTTCGGGAAATCCAAACCTCTAGCACAAACATCTGTGGACAAAAGAAGAGCCGATTTTTCTCTTTTGAAGGTCTCAAACGCAGTTCTTCGGTCCTCCTGCTCCATATTCCCATGTAACCGGAAGGTCTTACAATTAACAAACCTATGCTTAGGTTCTGCATCTGGTCCTGAAGAAGGTTTGAATTGAAACTCACTTAACAAGGAGTAGTGAAAATCCACTGCATCACATGTTGAAAAGAATAGCACAATCTGTAAAATGAGTATGTGAGCGAACTGACAGGGTAGAGCATAACGAAATGAAGTTTGAAAATGGAAGTTTGTCTATAAGactactacaacaacaacaacaaccaagccttatcccactaagtcgGATCGAAGTTTGTCTGTAAGACTGTCCCCTAAAAAAAGCTAGTTTCCATGACCATTAGGAAATGGAAAGTTGATGTGCAGGCTACCTTTTCGGAAGTTTGTCGCTCAAAAAGATACTTTAGAATGGAAAGAAGTACAGCAAGCCGCGCATTACATGGTACTGCAAAGAAGGTTGATCAAAACAATTAATCGCCATATATTTACTTTTATCAACCGGcccaacaaaaaaagaaaaaaggaaaaaggaaatttATCGGGACACACCTTTTACATATTTCTGTGTCAATTGAGCAGGAAGTCTATAATCTTCACTAACAGAGCCTGTTGTGTTCATTGTTTGTGTGTCATCATCATCCGCGTCGGATCCTAAATGCTCATGCAATGCAATAGACTGCCTCTTCTTCTCAGGCATGCCAATCATAACAGGTTTCTCTAAACTCATTTTTGCAAGGTGATTGACTTTTTCATTTAAGGTAGCTGATAATAGCAAATTCTGCCTCGGAAACTCATATTTACTTGTAACAGCGACATTCTTAGCGGCAGAGCCATGTTGCCTTGAGCCTAAAAGATCTAGTATTTCCTctatttcttttccaaatcccaATTCCAAAATTCTGTAAAAAGACCATATCGATATTGAATGAATGCAAATCCAACATGGATGATAACAATTATACAACAACATTTGGGCACAATACGTTGTATGTAGCATTATACCTATCTGCTTCATCGAAGATAATCCAACGCAAATTCGTGTGCACGAAAGAAGCCGTATTCTTCAGGTGATCCAAGAGCCGTCCAGGAGTTGCAACAAGAATAGATATGCCTGAAGAGCAGCACATAGTCAGTAagaagaaaacataaaaatcaaaactttaaCAAAACCCGACACCAAAAATACAATTTCGGCAACCTTTTCGCAGACGGGCCTTCTCCTTAGACCTGTTTTCACCCCCCATTACATAACCCGGAACAATCCAATGAAACCTGTGCAGCACCTTGTGCAGAATCTCGTGAACCTGCAAACACAGCTCCCTCGTGGGCACAAGAACCAGCGCGAAAGTTCCGTCGGAGCGCTGAATCCGAGGCTGGTACAAGTGTAGGTGGTGGATGACCGGAGCCAAATACGCCACGGTCTTCCCCGTGCCAGTGGCCGCATTGACGAGCACGTGGCGGCCGGAAAGGATGACCGGGATGGCTTGAGCTTGGACCAGAGTCGGAGCTTTGAAGCCCAACCTCTCTGTTTTCGATCATATTAACACAAATTAATCatcttttgttattttttgagaaaattaaagTGCGATTTCGGTGTAAAAAACGAAGAATAAAATCATGGGTTACCTTCGAGTTGTTCACATAATTGTGTGTGAAGTCCGAGACTGGAGAAAGAACAAGGCGCGAAGATATCGGATTCCTCTGTTTCTGTCGGTTTTCTCTTGGCGGCCACCATTTGAGCTGCTTCTGTTTCTGCTTGTTCTTCCTAGTTCCAACTTCGAATTCGCTTGTTAATAAAGCACATAACCCGACCCGATAACAATTGGTCTTGAACCCTAAACTATTGGGCCTGGACTTACAACcgcttaaaaaaaatcaaattttacatCCTTTTCCTAGGGATCCTAGAGATTCCAAGATCGtaaccgtttatcgtacattgtacggtcagaaattatttgaaaatttaaattttaaaattaaatataaatagtatctaacgaaaactaaccgcaagatgtacgatgaacggtcacgatcacGGGATCCTTAGGATCCTCAGGAAAATGATCTGACGAGAATCTTTTTCCATTGTTAAAGGGTTAAATCTTCGGGTCTTTTTAACTCATGGTCAATTGTCACTCAGCAGTACAATTTAAGTACGACTCTCTTTGATGATGAGTTTGATATCAAATCATCATACTTCAAATCCTTCTCGTTGATGACGAGTTTGTACCAAATCATTATAGTTCAACACCCTTGTGGGCCTTTGACTCAAATCTCAACCATAGTATAAATACTATAAATATTTCATTGTATTCAATAAAAAAGTATTCGTCAATTGGTTCTCAGATTGACTGCCAACGTTATGATATGGTATAAGAGACATACAAGCATTGGACATGTGCGGGATTGATTCCGGAAAAGGCAAAGAACGTTTTCCGACCATCATACGAGCTATCTAACCACCGAAAAtaatttaggaaaactaatgaaaagggcttgaaaactttgagttttaatgataaggacaaaataaagggtaaagtgaatagtacaaggattgactttttagtgtaaaaatgtggtttttcgttaaagtgaacaataccgggtgcttttcgttaaagttcccaaataaTTTTGCCtatgtgtgacaaaaaaaaaatcaatggtaAAAGGTActtagatttttaaatttacaaTATGCTCCGAACAAAAATACTTATAACAAAAACGCTTGTGAAAAGGAAAATATTTTCTCCACAACCGGTGAATAATTTGCGTAAAAAATCTAAGTTGGACGCTCACATTTTACCAATAATTTGGGCTTTGGGCCTGGCCCGCACCTAAACTACAGTGCTCGGCCCGCTTGAGCTGAAGACTGATACACTGAAAGAAGGAAAGCAGAAGACCTGCTTATGAACCTCGTCGTCTCTCTTGCATCTTCACCCTCTCAGAAGTCCCGAACCGATCGCATACATCCAACCAATCGGTATGTTTTCATTATTTCGATGCAAATTTCatcgaaaaattacattttttttttaatttctgaaaAATTTGACCTTTAGTTCCTGGTTGGCTATGGCTTAGGGTTTGGATCTGTGAGCAATTCGGATGGGGACGCGAAACGACGTTGTGGAGATTGATAGCTTGGAGGAGGGGTTACTTTCAGAAGCTGCAACCGAAGCTGAAGGTGAAGAACCAGTTCTGTATTCAGCTTCGTTTCAGGAAAAAGAGGAGAATTTTGTGAAGTACCAAACTGCACGATGGCTTCTCTACTCTGGGCTTTTGGTACTGGCATGGGGGATTGGGATTTTTATGCTGCTTTATCTGCCCGTCCGCCGCTACATTCTGCGAAAGGATATTCGATCGCGGAAGCTCTATCTCACTCCCAATGCCATTGTCTACAAGGTAAATTGGAAGTTGAAGTTTGAGTCTTTatgttgttgttgatgatttGAGCTCCCAAATGCGGATTTTTGTTCTcggttgatttgattgtttgTCGATTGATCAATACTTCGAATGCTGCTGGAATTTGGTTGCTTTTGGTATGTGAAATTATGGGTTGCTGGTTACCATTGGATAATGCTTTGTTTCTTTAGCTCAGTATGCAAAGCCGGTTCCATTTCCAATTTTCGgggtgttgaagaaagagaaGCATTTTTTGTTGCCTTCAGTAGCGGATGTTGTGATCGAGCAAGGTAAGGAGCATTGGCAGTTAGTACATAAGTGTTACATTCCCAGATTACTTTTTGATAcatatgttttgttttgtgcatTTTGAGGTTTAGTCTTCGAATAATGCCTCAGAACCCTTTATG encodes the following:
- the LOC126607439 gene encoding DEAD-box ATP-dependent RNA helicase 17, which gives rise to MVAAKRKPTETEESDIFAPCSFSSLGLHTQLCEQLEERLGFKAPTLVQAQAIPVILSGRHVLVNAATGTGKTVAYLAPVIHHLHLYQPRIQRSDGTFALVLVPTRELCLQVHEILHKVLHRFHWIVPGYVMGGENRSKEKARLRKGISILVATPGRLLDHLKNTASFVHTNLRWIIFDEADRILELGFGKEIEEILDLLGSRQHGSAAKNVAVTSKYEFPRQNLLLSATLNEKVNHLAKMSLEKPVMIGMPEKKRQSIALHEHLGSDADDDDTQTMNTTGSVSEDYRLPAQLTQKYVKVPCNARLAVLLSILKYLFERQTSEKIVLFFSTCDAVDFHYSLLSEFQFKPSSGPDAEPKHRFVNCKTFRLHGNMEQEDRRTAFETFKREKSALLLSTDVCARGLDFPKVKCIIQYDSPGEATEYVHRVGRTARLGERGDSLLFLQPIEMDYLKELEKHGVSLTEFPLLKILDSFPLYGHKHVRKFVSIDGHPWVMSLQKALEAFTDKPDMKTLAKNAFCSWVRAYTAHRGELKRIFMVKKLHLGHVAKSFALKDQPSLVGKSFHNQEKKRKRDEKHKGSSRKRKVSRKT
- the LOC126607450 gene encoding uncharacterized protein LOC126607450 isoform X1, giving the protein MGTRNDVVEIDSLEEGLLSEAATEAEGEEPVLYSASFQEKEENFVKYQTARWLLYSGLLVLAWGIGIFMLLYLPVRRYILRKDIRSRKLYLTPNAIVYKYAKPVPFPIFGVLKKEKHFLLPSVADVVIEQGYLQSLFGVYSLRIEHVGVRRPASDDVQIHGIANPSAFRKAVLMRLSSMTNEVFSRQISTLEDIPNLKLQGSPSKSLRYGDLVLLQKLEEVGSSVKRVQTILEEQHPQTPEPTDGSVRRVLNFV